The following proteins are co-located in the Peromyscus maniculatus bairdii isolate BWxNUB_F1_BW_parent chromosome 23, HU_Pman_BW_mat_3.1, whole genome shotgun sequence genome:
- the LOC143270455 gene encoding uncharacterized protein LOC143270455, whose protein sequence is MDAESPRPECYNPPDSAGGTGGSCSGPQTAEDEFLLPPQLLVAYEEGGTKQRSSGPAALRSNGVQTSCLPQPRNPAAWFMDGNSFLQERERRTGAAVTTESEIVWTSPLPPGTSAQKAELIALTQALRMAEARRTRN, encoded by the exons atggacgccgagtcaccccgccccgagtgttacaacccccccgacagcgccggagggaccggcggctcctgcagcggcccccaaacagcggaggatgagttcctgcttcctccccaattgctggtcgcctacgaggaaggcgggacaaagcagcgaag ctctggtccagcagccctcagatcgaatggtgtgcagaccagttgtctccctcaaccccgcaaccctgctgcctggttcatggatgggaacagcttcctccaagaaagagaacggaggactggagcagccgtcaccaccgaatcggagatagtttggacctcaccactgccacctggaacatcggcccaaaaggcagagctgatcgcgctgacccaggccctccggatggcggaagcccggaggaccaggaactaa